One part of the Rutidosis leptorrhynchoides isolate AG116_Rl617_1_P2 unplaced genomic scaffold, CSIRO_AGI_Rlap_v1 contig310, whole genome shotgun sequence genome encodes these proteins:
- the LOC139882811 gene encoding subtilisin-like protease 1, whose amino-acid sequence MHFFILLLLYTIDTELGNKRYCFFFKFEMEDQKCKLSPTTLIILILGIIYILSISPANAAMAVADTRSSLSTYIIQVRKPTDKHFATVEDLDSLYRSFLPTTAASSNQEQRMVHSYQHALSGFAAKLTAEEAKAVQEKDGVLQVHPEEVLSLHTTHTPDFLGLHQGVGLWKDSNFGKGVIIGLLDSGVFPDHPSFNDEGVPPPPAKWKGRCDFNGTSCNNKLIGARSFINPINATQAVPPYDDTGHGTHTSSTAAGAFVRDASALGNAKGTAVGLAPLAHLAMYKVCADDGCPASSILAGFDAAIEDGVDVLSVSLGGKKPPLFQDWIAIGALAATQKGILVSCSGGNTGPKHRTLSNEAPWILTVGASSIDRSIKATARLGNGLEFDGETLYQPHDFHPTQLPLIYPEVFDGRDVQDCHYGSLARLSVRGKVVLCDIKWIDPVGAGQEVKDNGGAAMILVNGPADGYTTISDAHVLPAIALNYAAGREIKRYLNTTPAPTATILFKGTHIIGRSPAPAVASFSSRGPNRLSPGILKPDIISPGLNILAGWPYPLDNSTDMKHAFNVISGTSMACPHISGVAALLKSAHPDWSPVAIKSAIMTTAATSNMEGRPIVDETLHPADIFATGAGHINPSKAVDPGLVYDDGPQDYIPYLCGLISNESQIEVIVKKKVNCLSIGSIPDYQLNYPSITVSFHKPSVTNVSVTRTVKNVGPAKSRYQSVVDPIKGPVSIGVYPRELVFTEANQTASYRVDFTREVDSKAPSPYAQGAITWVSARHSVRTPVAVVFK is encoded by the coding sequence ATGCATTTCTTCATTTTGCTTCTCCTATATACTATCGACACAGAACTCGGAAACAAAAGGTACTGtttcttcttcaaattcgagatggaaGATCAGAAATGCAAATTGTCTCCGACCACCTTGATAATTTTAATTCTCGGTATCATTTACATTCTAAGCATTTCCCCTGCTAATGCTGCTATGGCAGTAGCTGATACAAGGAGCTCATTGTCAACTTACATTATCCAAGTACGAAAGCCGACGGACAAACATTTCGCTACCGTAGAGGATCTCGATTCTTTGTATCGGTCCTTTTTACCCACCACAGCAGCCAGCTCTAACCAAGAGCAAAGAATGGTTCACTCGTACCAGCATGCGCTATCCGGGTTCGCAGCCAAATTGACCGCCGAGGAAGCTAAAGCCGTTCAGGAGAAGGACGGTGTTTTGCAGGTACATCCGGAGGAGGTGCTTTCTCTACACACAACTCATACCCCCGACTTCCTGGGATTGCACCAAGGAGTCGGGCTCTGGAAGGACTCGAACTTTGGTAAGGGCGTGATCATCGGACTACTGGACTCAGGGGTTTTCCCGGACCACCCTTCCTTCAACGACGAGGGGGTGCCTCCACCCCCAGCCAAATGGAAGGGCAGGTGTGACTTCAACGGCACGTCCTGCAACAACAAGCTCATCGGTGCGAGGTCTTTCATCAACCCGATCAACGCCACGCAGGCCGTTCCACCATATGATGATACTGGGCATGGCACGCACACTTCCAGCACAGCTGCCGGTGCTTTTGTGAGGGATGCCAGCGCGCTCGGTAATGCAAAAGGCACGGCCGTAGGCTTGGCGCCTCTTGCACATTTGGCAATGTACAAGGTTTGCGCAGATGACGGTTGCCCTGCAAGCAGTATATTGGCTGGGTTCGACGCCGCCATCGAGGACGGTGTCGATGTGCTTTCCGTCTCTTTAGGAGGAAAAAAACCACCGCTCTTTCAGGACTGGATTGCGATTGGGGCACTTGCCGCCACCCAAAAGGGCATCCTCGTCAGCTGCTCTGGGGGGAATACGGGGCCAAAGCACAGGACATTGTCAAACGAGGCTCCATGGATTCTCACTGTGGGTGCAAGCAGCATCGACCGTAGCATAAAGGCCACAGCACGGCTGGGGAACGGGCTAGAGTTCGATGGGGAGACCTTGTACCAACCGCACGACTTCCATCCGACGCAACTTCCCCTAATTTATCCGGAAGTATTCGATGGCAGAGACGTCCAGGACTGCCATTACGGATCACTGGCTCGCCTCTCAGTTCGAGGGAAAGTGGTTTTGTGCGACATAAAATGGATCGATCCAGTCGGAGCAGGTCAAGAGGTCAAGGATAATGGTGGTGCGGCCATGATCCTCGTGAACGGTCCCGCTGACGGATACACCACCATTTCTGATGCGCACGTCCTACCCGCCATCGCATTGAATTATGCCGCGGGGAGAGAGATCAAGAGATACCTTAACACAACGCCAGCACCTACGGCCACGATCCTATTCAAAGGTACGCACATCATCGGGAGATCGCCCGCCCCGGCTGTAGCATCATTCTCTTCCCGCGGCCCCAACCGCCTAAGCCCAGGCATCCTCAAACCGGACATCATCAGCCCGGGCTTGAACATTCTCGCCGGTTGGCCATACCCTTTAGACAATTCTACGGACATGAAGCACGCATTCAACGTGATCTCCGGGACTTCCATGGCCTGCCCCCACATCAGTGGTGTGGCGGCACTGCTTAAGAGCGCGCACCCCGATTGGTCACCAGTGGCCATCAAGTCCGCCATCATGACCACCGCCGCCACCTCCAACATGGAGGGCCGACCCATCGTGGACGAGACACTTCATCCAGCGGACATTTTCGCCACTGGCGCAGGACACATCAACCCATCGAAGGCCGTCGACCCGGGTCTCGTTTACGACGATGGACCGCAAGATTACATCCCTTACCTTTGTGGGCTCATCTCCAACGAGTCCCAAATCGAGGTTATAGTTAAAAAAAAAGTCAACTGCTTGAGCATAGGGAGCATACCTGATTACCAGCTCAACTATCCATCGATCACCGTAAGCTTCCACAAGCCTTCGGTGACGAACGTGAGTGTGACGAGGACGGTGAAAAACGTCGGACCCGCAAAGTCGCGGTACCAGTCAGTCGTCGACCCGATCAAGGGTCCGGTCTCAATTGGCGTGTACCCGCGTGAACTCGTGTTCACAGAGGCGAACCAGACAGCGAGTTACCGGGTTGACTTTACGAGGGAAGTTGACTCGAAAGCGCCGTCGCCGTATGCTCAGGGGGCAATCACGTGGGTCTCTGCTCGGCATTCGGTTCGAACCCCTGTCGCTGTTGTGTTTAAGTGA
- the LOC139882812 gene encoding probable inactive purple acid phosphatase 27: MELHIPIPLAIFSISIILLTRFSSSSSYSCLSWSSLSNLHPLVVDSALEHLNYTAVSEFRLLNRRRILQCRDPNPYLQINVSGDTALGDEEYLTVNVTGVLVPVDSDWVAMISPSNADVSDCPLNKALYAETGDLSDLPLLCHYPVKAQYLSKDPDYLSCKKKERKEYKDGQCVVTTCSGTLTFHVVNIRTDIEFVLFAGGFATPCVLKKSNSLTFANPKQPLYGHLSSIDSTGTSMRITWVSGDKEPQEVQFGDGKSQTSEVSTFSQDDMCSNVLPSPAKDFGWHDPGYIHSAVMTGLQPSTSYPYKYGSDSAGWSQQVQFRTPPAGGSNELKFLAFGDMGKAPLDDSVEHYIQPGSISVAKAVLDYVDSGNVDAIFHIGDISYATGFLVEWDFFLNLISPFASRVSYMTAIGNHERDYGGSGSVYLTPDSGGECGIAYETYFPMPTPAKDKPWYSIEQASVHFTVISTEHDWSENSEQYQWMKGDMASVDRSKTPWLVFTGHRPMYTSGSGGGADQGFLDAVEPLLLDNKVDLVLFGHVHNYERTCSVYQNECKAMPKKDQSGVDTYDHSNYSAPVQVVIGMAGFSLDDFLDEPSDWSLIRISKFGYFRGHATPEELQLEYVNAGTRKVEDIFRITR; this comes from the exons ATGGAGCTCCACATTCCAATACCACTCGCAATCTTTTCCATTTCCATCATACTTTTGACtcgcttttcttcttcttcttcttattcttgTTTGTCGTGGTCATCACTGTCGAACTTGCACCCGCTGGTGGTTGACTCCGCGCTTGAGCATCTCAACTATACCGCCGTATCTGAGTTCCGGTTATTAAACAGAAGGCGAATTCTCCAGTGCCGCGACCCAAACCCATATCTCCAAATCAATGTCAGCGGCGACACTGCCCTTGGGGATGAAGAGTATCTCACGGTTAACGTGACCGGGGTCTTGGTTCCAGTGGACTCCGACTGGGTTGCCATGATTTCTCCATCGAACGCCGA TGTCTCAGATTGTCCATTGAATAAGGCTCTATATGCAGAGACCGGTGATCTTAGTGATCTTCCTCTTCTATGCCATTATCCTGTCAAG GCACAATACTTGAGCAAGGATCCGGACTATCTGAGCTGCAAGAAGAAGGAGCGCAAGGAATACAAGGACGGTCAATGTGTGGTGACCACATGCAGCGGCACCTTGACGTTTCACGTTGTAAACATCAGAACCGACATTGAGTTTGTGCTGTTCGCCGGGGGTTTTGCAACACCATGTGTATTGAAGAAATCGAACTCTTTGACTTTTGCTAACCCGAAACAACCGCTCTACGGTCATCTCTCCAGCATTGACTCGACTGGGACTTCA ATGAGGATTACATGGGTTAGTGGAGACAAAGAGCCCCAAGAGGTGCAATTCGGAGATGGGAAATCACAAACTTCCGAAGTTAGTACATTCTCACAAGATGATATGTGCA GTAATGTGCTACCTAGTCCTGCCAAAGATTTCGGTTGGCATGACCCTGGTTACATTCATTCAGCCGTGATGACTGGACTGCAGCCTTCTACCTCTTATCCTTACAAATATGGAAG TGATTCAGCTGGTTGGAGTCAACAAGTTCAGTTCAGGACACCGCCGGCAGGAGGATCAAATGAACTCAAGTTTCTTGCATTTGGGGATATGGGAAAAGCCCCTCTGGATGATTCAGTTGAGCACTACATTCAG CCAGGATCAATCTCGGTGGCAAAGGCAGTGTTGGATTATGTAGACTCCGGCAATGTGGATGCCATCTTCCATATTGGAGACATAAGCTACGCCACCGGCTTCTTAGTGGAGTGGGATTTCTTCCTCAACCTCATCAGTCCTTTTGCTTCCCGAGTTTCGTACATGACTGCAATTGGGAACCATGAAAG AGATTATGGGGGCTCTGGATCCGTTTACTTAACTCCGGACTCCGGTGGGGAATGTGGCATTGCTTATGAGACATACTTCCCAATGCCAACCCCAGCGAAGGACAAGCCATGGTATTCCATAGAACAAGCCAGTGTTCATTTTACCGTGATTTCAACCGAACATGACTGGTCTGAGAATTCAGAGCAG TATCAATGGATGAAAGGGGACATGGCTTCAGTCGACCGATCTAAAACTCCTTGGTTAGTTTTCACGGG GCACAGGCCCATGTACACTTCTGGCTCTGGAGGAGGTGCTGACCAAGGGTTTCTTGATGCTGTAGAGCCGCTGCTATTGGACAACAAG GTTGATCTAGTTCTCTTTGGCCACGTTCATAACTATGAAAGAACATGCTCGGTTTACCAAAATGAGTGTAAAGCCATGCCAAAGAAAGATCAAAGCGGGGTTGATACTTATGATCACAGCAATTATAGTGCACCTGTGCAAGTGGTTATTGGTATGGCCGGGTTCAGTCTGGATGACTTCCTAGATGAG CCAAGTGACTGGAGTTTGATAAGGATTTCCAAATTCGGCTATTTCAGAGGACATGCAACTCCAGAAGAGTTACAACTAGAG TATGTGAATGCCGGCACGAGGAAGGTGGAAGACATCTTCCGCATCACCCGATAA
- the LOC139882813 gene encoding uncharacterized protein, translating to MVTIVVDSSSENFINVQCWLHENRQLMRITFIHAPTSFNVRILLWEELQQESTFNHLPWLCIRDFNEILYHWEKMGKRLAENFRLTAFRDFLHACSLMDLESKGCAFIWTNRRSGQENVKKRLDRALCTLEWRIAYPVAEVIALPAIGSDHSPLLLSLNPKTDRRRREFRYEAYWAEDEDCRKLVKRTWDDS from the coding sequence ATGGTTACTATAGTTGTGGATTCGTCTTCTGAAAATTTTATCAATGTGCAATGTTGGCTTCACGAAAATAGGCAGCTCATGAGAATCACCTTTATACACGCTCCAACTAGTTTTAATGTTAGAATACTCTTATGGGAAGAATTACAACAAGAAAGCACATTCAATCACCTACCTTGGCTATGTATCAGGGACTTCAATGAAATCCTGTATCATTGGGAAAAGATGGGAAAGAGATTAGCAGAAAACTTTCGTCTTACAGCCTTTAGAGACTTCCTACATGCATGTTCTTTGATGGATTTAGAAAGTAAAGGATGCGCTTTTATATGGACAAATCGAAGGAGTGGTCAAGAAAATGTCAAGAAAAGGTTGGATAGAGCATTATGTACCCTGGAGTGGAGAATAGCTTACCCTGTCGCGGAGGTCATAGCCCTACCAGCAATAGGCTCTGATCACAGTCCTCTCCTGCTGTCCCTAAATCCTAAAACAGATCGCAGAAGACGAGAGTTTAGGTATGAAGCATATTGGGCCGAGGATGAAGATTGTAGGAAGCTTGTGAAACGAACTTGGGATGATTCCTAA
- the LOC139882814 gene encoding uncharacterized mitochondrial protein AtMg00310-like codes for MYIFKIPASIIRDIERKISNFWWRNNNKTKGLHWRKWELLKLTKKEGGLGFKDLLTFNVAMLGKQAWRLSQYPYNLWSQLMKGLYFPNRDFWQAGKRSRPSWGWQSILARRKAIAPQVMWVVGNGQKISIRTDK; via the coding sequence ATGTATATTTTTAAAATTCCAGCATCTATTATAAGAGACATAGAAAGGAAGATTTCTAACTTCTGGTGGAGAAACAATAACAAGACGAAGGGTCTTCATTGGAGAAAATGGGAACTCCTTAAGCTCACAAAAAAGGAAGGGGGGCTTGGATTCAAAGACCTTCTCACTTTCAATGTTGCAATGTTAGGAAAACAAGCCTGGCGCCTTTCTCAATACCCATACAATTTATGGAGCCAACTTATGAAAGGTCTATATTTTCCTAACCGTGACTTCTGGCAAGCAGGAAAAAGATCACGTCCATCCTGGGGATGGCAAAGTATATTAGCTAGGAGAAAAGCGATAGCCCCTCAAGTAATGTGGGTTGTGGGAAATGGGCAGAAAATCTCAATCAGAACAGATAAGTAG
- the LOC139882815 gene encoding uncharacterized protein translates to MKDKEVFINESFPIPFDKRMARLWRRCSQLVRTWIGNCIAPEVVAGLPLMKDPKKMWENIREMYRKLDQGNMTITTVYNKLSGLWNELEAAKEKFDWPDHIQQQYKQMREREKATRFLLILNEAYLSFRPQILTMETLPSLGRIYQLII, encoded by the exons ATGAAAGACAAAGAGGTTTTCATCAACGAATCGTTTCCGATTCCGTTCGACAAGAGAATGGCACGGCTCTGGAGGAGATGCAGCCAACTAGTTAGGACCTGGATTGGAAACTGCATCGCGCCCGAGGTCGTAGCTGGGCTTCCCCTGATGAAGGATCCAAAAAAGATGTGGGAAAACATAAGGGAGATGTACAGAAAACTTGaccaa gGGAACATGACCATCACAACGGTGTATAACAAACTTTCGGGTCTATGGAATGAATTAGAGGCAGCCAAGGAAAAGTTTGACTGGCCCGACCATATCCAACAACAATACAAACAAATGCGAGAAAGGGAGAAGGCGACGAGGTTCCTCCTCATCCTCAACGAGGCATACCTATCATTCCGCCCTCAAATACTGACAATGGAGACTCTGCCAAGTCTCGGCCGTATCTACCAACTCATCATATAG